From a region of the Corvus cornix cornix isolate S_Up_H32 chromosome 2, ASM73873v5, whole genome shotgun sequence genome:
- the NRBP2 gene encoding nuclear receptor-binding protein 2 isoform X3 yields the protein MAVPEPDARLAQEKEEESEEESEVLEESPCGRWQKRREQVNQGNMPGIQSTFLAMDTEEGVEVVWNELLFTDKKAFKAHEEKIKTMFEQLVLVDHPNIVKLHKYWLDVKDLKARVIFITEYVSSGSLKQFLKKTKKNHKAMNARAWKRWCTQILSALSFLHSCEPPIIHGNLTSDTIFIQHNGLIKIGSVWHRVFANDPHGWAHTDLPQTLPRLTPPALPDDLRSPIRIEREELRNLHFFPPEYGQKADGTAVDIFSFGMCALEMAVLEIQTNGDTRVSEEAIARARHSLDDPNMREFILSCLTLNPDKRPTAHNLLFHRVLFEVHSLKLLAAHCFINHQYLMPENVVEEKIKELDLNMVMAEIRREGRPGAQWRYSEVSFLELDKFLEDVRNGIYPLMNFAVSRPHALPRALSQPQEDPQKAKTPTPEPFDVETRKVVQMQCNMELNEDKSQWHLITPRIWPQSWCIMGSSTRTTVKSWPCSWRAPSTSTAPKPCECRGPTGAPFPGD from the exons ATGGCGGTGCCGGAGCCGGACGCGCGGCTGGcgcaggagaaggaggaggagagcgaGGAGGAGAGCGAGGTGCTGGAGGAGAGTCCCTGCGGCCGCTGGCAGAAGCGCCGCGAGCAG gTGAACCAGGGGAACATGCCCGGCATCCAGAGCACCTTCCTGGCCATGGACACGGAGGAGGGTGTGGAGGTGGTGTGGAACGAGCTGCTCTTCACTGACAAGAAGGCCTTCAAAGCACACGAG GAGAAGATCAAGACCATGTTtgagcagctggtgctggtggaTCACCCCAACATTGTGAAGCTCCACAAGTACTGGCTGGATGTGAAGGACTTGAAGGCACGG GTCATCTTCATCACGGAGTACGTGTCCTCAGGGAGCCTAAAGCAGTTCCTGAAGAAAACCAAGAAGAACCACAAGGCCATGAATGCCCGG GCCTGGAAGCGCTGGTGCACCCAAATCCTCTCGGCTCTCAG cTTCCTGCACTCCTGTGAGCCCCCCATCATCCACGGCAACCTCACCAGTGACACCATCTTCATCCAGCACAACGGGCTCATCAAGATCGGCTCCG TCTGGCACCGGGTGTTTGCCAATG ACCCCCACGGGTGGGCACACACAGACCTCCCTCAGACCCTGCCTCGTCTCACCCCCCCAGCGCTCCCGGACGATCTCCGCAGCCCCATCCGGATCGAGCGGGAGGAGCTGCGGAACCTGCACTTCTTCCCTCCGGAATATGGCC AGAAGGCAGATGGCACAGCCGTGGACATCTTCTCCTTCGGGATGTGTGCGCTGGAG ATGGCCGTGCTGGAGATCCAGACCAACGGGGACACGCGGGTCTCGGAGGAGGCCATCGCGCGGGCCCGGCATTCCCTGGATGATCCCAACATGCGG GAGTTCATCCTGTCCTGCCTGACCCTGAACCCGGACAAGCGCCCGACCGCCCACAACCTCCTCTTCCACCGGGTGCTCTTCGAGGTCCATTCCCTGAAGCTGCTGGCAGCCCATTGCTTCATCAACCACCAGT ATCTGATGCCAGAGAACGTGGTGGAGGAGAAGATCAAGGAGCTGGACCTGAACATGGTGATGGCCGAGATCCGCAGGGAGGGTCGGCCCGGGGCACAGTGGAG GTACTCGGAGGTTTCCTTCCTTGAGCTCGACAAGTTCTTGGAGGACGTCAG GAATGGGATTTACCCCCTGATGAACTTCGCTGTCTCCAGACCCCACGCCCTCCCACGTGCCTTGTCCCAGCCCCAGGAGGATCCTCAGAAAGCCAAGACTCCCACGCCAGAGCCCTTTGATGTGGAGACCAGGAAG GTGGTGCAGATGCAGTGCAACATGGAGCTGAACGAGGACAAGAGCCAGTGGCAC CTGATAACTCCAAGGATTTGGCCACAGAGCTGGTGCATTATGGGTTCATCCACGAG GACGACTGTGAAAAGCTGGCCATGTTCCTGGAGAGCGCCTTCCACAAGCACCGCTCCCAAGCCCTGTGAGTGCCGGGGACCCACTGGAGCCCCATTCCCAGGGGATTAA
- the NRBP2 gene encoding nuclear receptor-binding protein 2 isoform X4 — translation MAVPEPDARLAQEKEEESEEESEVLEESPCGRWQKRREQVNQGNMPGIQSTFLAMDTEEGVEVVWNELLFTDKKAFKAHEEKIKTMFEQLVLVDHPNIVKLHKYWLDVKDLKARVIFITEYVSSGSLKQFLKKTKKNHKAMNARAWKRWCTQILSALSFLHSCEPPIIHGNLTSDTIFIQHNGLIKIGSVWHRVFANALPDDLRSPIRIEREELRNLHFFPPEYGQKADGTAVDIFSFGMCALEMAVLEIQTNGDTRVSEEAIARARHSLDDPNMREFILSCLTLNPDKRPTAHNLLFHRVLFEVHSLKLLAAHCFINHQYLMPENVVEEKIKELDLNMVMAEIRREGRPGAQWRYSEVSFLELDKFLEDVRNGIYPLMNFAVSRPHALPRALSQPQEDPQKAKTPTPEPFDVETRKVVQMQCNMELNEDKSQWHLTLLLILEDKLHRQLSYDLLPTDNSKDLATELVHYGFIHEDDCEKLAMFLESAFHKHRSQAL, via the exons ATGGCGGTGCCGGAGCCGGACGCGCGGCTGGcgcaggagaaggaggaggagagcgaGGAGGAGAGCGAGGTGCTGGAGGAGAGTCCCTGCGGCCGCTGGCAGAAGCGCCGCGAGCAG gTGAACCAGGGGAACATGCCCGGCATCCAGAGCACCTTCCTGGCCATGGACACGGAGGAGGGTGTGGAGGTGGTGTGGAACGAGCTGCTCTTCACTGACAAGAAGGCCTTCAAAGCACACGAG GAGAAGATCAAGACCATGTTtgagcagctggtgctggtggaTCACCCCAACATTGTGAAGCTCCACAAGTACTGGCTGGATGTGAAGGACTTGAAGGCACGG GTCATCTTCATCACGGAGTACGTGTCCTCAGGGAGCCTAAAGCAGTTCCTGAAGAAAACCAAGAAGAACCACAAGGCCATGAATGCCCGG GCCTGGAAGCGCTGGTGCACCCAAATCCTCTCGGCTCTCAG cTTCCTGCACTCCTGTGAGCCCCCCATCATCCACGGCAACCTCACCAGTGACACCATCTTCATCCAGCACAACGGGCTCATCAAGATCGGCTCCG TCTGGCACCGGGTGTTTGCCAATG CGCTCCCGGACGATCTCCGCAGCCCCATCCGGATCGAGCGGGAGGAGCTGCGGAACCTGCACTTCTTCCCTCCGGAATATGGCC AGAAGGCAGATGGCACAGCCGTGGACATCTTCTCCTTCGGGATGTGTGCGCTGGAG ATGGCCGTGCTGGAGATCCAGACCAACGGGGACACGCGGGTCTCGGAGGAGGCCATCGCGCGGGCCCGGCATTCCCTGGATGATCCCAACATGCGG GAGTTCATCCTGTCCTGCCTGACCCTGAACCCGGACAAGCGCCCGACCGCCCACAACCTCCTCTTCCACCGGGTGCTCTTCGAGGTCCATTCCCTGAAGCTGCTGGCAGCCCATTGCTTCATCAACCACCAGT ATCTGATGCCAGAGAACGTGGTGGAGGAGAAGATCAAGGAGCTGGACCTGAACATGGTGATGGCCGAGATCCGCAGGGAGGGTCGGCCCGGGGCACAGTGGAG GTACTCGGAGGTTTCCTTCCTTGAGCTCGACAAGTTCTTGGAGGACGTCAG GAATGGGATTTACCCCCTGATGAACTTCGCTGTCTCCAGACCCCACGCCCTCCCACGTGCCTTGTCCCAGCCCCAGGAGGATCCTCAGAAAGCCAAGACTCCCACGCCAGAGCCCTTTGATGTGGAGACCAGGAAG GTGGTGCAGATGCAGTGCAACATGGAGCTGAACGAGGACAAGAGCCAGTGGCAC CTCACACTCCTGCTCATCCTGGAGGACAAACTGCATCGACAGCTCAGCTATGACCTGCTGCCCA CTGATAACTCCAAGGATTTGGCCACAGAGCTGGTGCATTATGGGTTCATCCACGAG GACGACTGTGAAAAGCTGGCCATGTTCCTGGAGAGCGCCTTCCACAAGCACCGCTCCCAAGCCCTGTGA
- the NRBP2 gene encoding nuclear receptor-binding protein 2 isoform X6: MFEQLVLVDHPNIVKLHKYWLDVKDLKARVIFITEYVSSGSLKQFLKKTKKNHKAMNARAWKRWCTQILSALSFLHSCEPPIIHGNLTSDTIFIQHNGLIKIGSVWHRVFANDPHGWAHTDLPQTLPRLTPPALPDDLRSPIRIEREELRNLHFFPPEYGQKADGTAVDIFSFGMCALEMAVLEIQTNGDTRVSEEAIARARHSLDDPNMREFILSCLTLNPDKRPTAHNLLFHRVLFEVHSLKLLAAHCFINHQYLMPENVVEEKIKELDLNMVMAEIRREGRPGAQWRYSEVSFLELDKFLEDVRNGIYPLMNFAVSRPHALPRALSQPQEDPQKAKTPTPEPFDVETRKVVQMQCNMELNEDKSQWHLTLLLILEDKLHRQLSYDLLPTDNSKDLATELVHYGFIHEDDCEKLAMFLESAFHKHRSQAL, translated from the exons ATGTTtgagcagctggtgctggtggaTCACCCCAACATTGTGAAGCTCCACAAGTACTGGCTGGATGTGAAGGACTTGAAGGCACGG GTCATCTTCATCACGGAGTACGTGTCCTCAGGGAGCCTAAAGCAGTTCCTGAAGAAAACCAAGAAGAACCACAAGGCCATGAATGCCCGG GCCTGGAAGCGCTGGTGCACCCAAATCCTCTCGGCTCTCAG cTTCCTGCACTCCTGTGAGCCCCCCATCATCCACGGCAACCTCACCAGTGACACCATCTTCATCCAGCACAACGGGCTCATCAAGATCGGCTCCG TCTGGCACCGGGTGTTTGCCAATG ACCCCCACGGGTGGGCACACACAGACCTCCCTCAGACCCTGCCTCGTCTCACCCCCCCAGCGCTCCCGGACGATCTCCGCAGCCCCATCCGGATCGAGCGGGAGGAGCTGCGGAACCTGCACTTCTTCCCTCCGGAATATGGCC AGAAGGCAGATGGCACAGCCGTGGACATCTTCTCCTTCGGGATGTGTGCGCTGGAG ATGGCCGTGCTGGAGATCCAGACCAACGGGGACACGCGGGTCTCGGAGGAGGCCATCGCGCGGGCCCGGCATTCCCTGGATGATCCCAACATGCGG GAGTTCATCCTGTCCTGCCTGACCCTGAACCCGGACAAGCGCCCGACCGCCCACAACCTCCTCTTCCACCGGGTGCTCTTCGAGGTCCATTCCCTGAAGCTGCTGGCAGCCCATTGCTTCATCAACCACCAGT ATCTGATGCCAGAGAACGTGGTGGAGGAGAAGATCAAGGAGCTGGACCTGAACATGGTGATGGCCGAGATCCGCAGGGAGGGTCGGCCCGGGGCACAGTGGAG GTACTCGGAGGTTTCCTTCCTTGAGCTCGACAAGTTCTTGGAGGACGTCAG GAATGGGATTTACCCCCTGATGAACTTCGCTGTCTCCAGACCCCACGCCCTCCCACGTGCCTTGTCCCAGCCCCAGGAGGATCCTCAGAAAGCCAAGACTCCCACGCCAGAGCCCTTTGATGTGGAGACCAGGAAG GTGGTGCAGATGCAGTGCAACATGGAGCTGAACGAGGACAAGAGCCAGTGGCAC CTCACACTCCTGCTCATCCTGGAGGACAAACTGCATCGACAGCTCAGCTATGACCTGCTGCCCA CTGATAACTCCAAGGATTTGGCCACAGAGCTGGTGCATTATGGGTTCATCCACGAG GACGACTGTGAAAAGCTGGCCATGTTCCTGGAGAGCGCCTTCCACAAGCACCGCTCCCAAGCCCTGTGA
- the NRBP2 gene encoding nuclear receptor-binding protein 2 isoform X5, which yields MPGIQSTFLAMDTEEGVEVVWNELLFTDKKAFKAHEEKIKTMFEQLVLVDHPNIVKLHKYWLDVKDLKARVIFITEYVSSGSLKQFLKKTKKNHKAMNARAWKRWCTQILSALSFLHSCEPPIIHGNLTSDTIFIQHNGLIKIGSVWHRVFANDPHGWAHTDLPQTLPRLTPPALPDDLRSPIRIEREELRNLHFFPPEYGQKADGTAVDIFSFGMCALEMAVLEIQTNGDTRVSEEAIARARHSLDDPNMREFILSCLTLNPDKRPTAHNLLFHRVLFEVHSLKLLAAHCFINHQYLMPENVVEEKIKELDLNMVMAEIRREGRPGAQWRYSEVSFLELDKFLEDVRNGIYPLMNFAVSRPHALPRALSQPQEDPQKAKTPTPEPFDVETRKVVQMQCNMELNEDKSQWHLTLLLILEDKLHRQLSYDLLPTDNSKDLATELVHYGFIHEDDCEKLAMFLESAFHKHRSQAL from the exons ATGCCCGGCATCCAGAGCACCTTCCTGGCCATGGACACGGAGGAGGGTGTGGAGGTGGTGTGGAACGAGCTGCTCTTCACTGACAAGAAGGCCTTCAAAGCACACGAG GAGAAGATCAAGACCATGTTtgagcagctggtgctggtggaTCACCCCAACATTGTGAAGCTCCACAAGTACTGGCTGGATGTGAAGGACTTGAAGGCACGG GTCATCTTCATCACGGAGTACGTGTCCTCAGGGAGCCTAAAGCAGTTCCTGAAGAAAACCAAGAAGAACCACAAGGCCATGAATGCCCGG GCCTGGAAGCGCTGGTGCACCCAAATCCTCTCGGCTCTCAG cTTCCTGCACTCCTGTGAGCCCCCCATCATCCACGGCAACCTCACCAGTGACACCATCTTCATCCAGCACAACGGGCTCATCAAGATCGGCTCCG TCTGGCACCGGGTGTTTGCCAATG ACCCCCACGGGTGGGCACACACAGACCTCCCTCAGACCCTGCCTCGTCTCACCCCCCCAGCGCTCCCGGACGATCTCCGCAGCCCCATCCGGATCGAGCGGGAGGAGCTGCGGAACCTGCACTTCTTCCCTCCGGAATATGGCC AGAAGGCAGATGGCACAGCCGTGGACATCTTCTCCTTCGGGATGTGTGCGCTGGAG ATGGCCGTGCTGGAGATCCAGACCAACGGGGACACGCGGGTCTCGGAGGAGGCCATCGCGCGGGCCCGGCATTCCCTGGATGATCCCAACATGCGG GAGTTCATCCTGTCCTGCCTGACCCTGAACCCGGACAAGCGCCCGACCGCCCACAACCTCCTCTTCCACCGGGTGCTCTTCGAGGTCCATTCCCTGAAGCTGCTGGCAGCCCATTGCTTCATCAACCACCAGT ATCTGATGCCAGAGAACGTGGTGGAGGAGAAGATCAAGGAGCTGGACCTGAACATGGTGATGGCCGAGATCCGCAGGGAGGGTCGGCCCGGGGCACAGTGGAG GTACTCGGAGGTTTCCTTCCTTGAGCTCGACAAGTTCTTGGAGGACGTCAG GAATGGGATTTACCCCCTGATGAACTTCGCTGTCTCCAGACCCCACGCCCTCCCACGTGCCTTGTCCCAGCCCCAGGAGGATCCTCAGAAAGCCAAGACTCCCACGCCAGAGCCCTTTGATGTGGAGACCAGGAAG GTGGTGCAGATGCAGTGCAACATGGAGCTGAACGAGGACAAGAGCCAGTGGCAC CTCACACTCCTGCTCATCCTGGAGGACAAACTGCATCGACAGCTCAGCTATGACCTGCTGCCCA CTGATAACTCCAAGGATTTGGCCACAGAGCTGGTGCATTATGGGTTCATCCACGAG GACGACTGTGAAAAGCTGGCCATGTTCCTGGAGAGCGCCTTCCACAAGCACCGCTCCCAAGCCCTGTGA
- the NRBP2 gene encoding nuclear receptor-binding protein 2 isoform X2 encodes MAVPEPDARLAQEKEEESEEESEVLEESPCGRWQKRREQVNQGNMPGIQSTFLAMDTEEGVEVVWNELLFTDKKAFKAHEEKIKTMFEQLVLVDHPNIVKLHKYWLDVKDLKVIFITEYVSSGSLKQFLKKTKKNHKAMNARAWKRWCTQILSALSFLHSCEPPIIHGNLTSDTIFIQHNGLIKIGSVWHRVFANDPHGWAHTDLPQTLPRLTPPALPDDLRSPIRIEREELRNLHFFPPEYGQKADGTAVDIFSFGMCALEMAVLEIQTNGDTRVSEEAIARARHSLDDPNMREFILSCLTLNPDKRPTAHNLLFHRVLFEVHSLKLLAAHCFINHQYLMPENVVEEKIKELDLNMVMAEIRREGRPGAQWRYSEVSFLELDKFLEDVRNGIYPLMNFAVSRPHALPRALSQPQEDPQKAKTPTPEPFDVETRKVVQMQCNMELNEDKSQWHLTLLLILEDKLHRQLSYDLLPTDNSKDLATELVHYGFIHEDDCEKLAMFLESAFHKHRSQAL; translated from the exons ATGGCGGTGCCGGAGCCGGACGCGCGGCTGGcgcaggagaaggaggaggagagcgaGGAGGAGAGCGAGGTGCTGGAGGAGAGTCCCTGCGGCCGCTGGCAGAAGCGCCGCGAGCAG gTGAACCAGGGGAACATGCCCGGCATCCAGAGCACCTTCCTGGCCATGGACACGGAGGAGGGTGTGGAGGTGGTGTGGAACGAGCTGCTCTTCACTGACAAGAAGGCCTTCAAAGCACACGAG GAGAAGATCAAGACCATGTTtgagcagctggtgctggtggaTCACCCCAACATTGTGAAGCTCCACAAGTACTGGCTGGATGTGAAGGACTTGAAG GTCATCTTCATCACGGAGTACGTGTCCTCAGGGAGCCTAAAGCAGTTCCTGAAGAAAACCAAGAAGAACCACAAGGCCATGAATGCCCGG GCCTGGAAGCGCTGGTGCACCCAAATCCTCTCGGCTCTCAG cTTCCTGCACTCCTGTGAGCCCCCCATCATCCACGGCAACCTCACCAGTGACACCATCTTCATCCAGCACAACGGGCTCATCAAGATCGGCTCCG TCTGGCACCGGGTGTTTGCCAATG ACCCCCACGGGTGGGCACACACAGACCTCCCTCAGACCCTGCCTCGTCTCACCCCCCCAGCGCTCCCGGACGATCTCCGCAGCCCCATCCGGATCGAGCGGGAGGAGCTGCGGAACCTGCACTTCTTCCCTCCGGAATATGGCC AGAAGGCAGATGGCACAGCCGTGGACATCTTCTCCTTCGGGATGTGTGCGCTGGAG ATGGCCGTGCTGGAGATCCAGACCAACGGGGACACGCGGGTCTCGGAGGAGGCCATCGCGCGGGCCCGGCATTCCCTGGATGATCCCAACATGCGG GAGTTCATCCTGTCCTGCCTGACCCTGAACCCGGACAAGCGCCCGACCGCCCACAACCTCCTCTTCCACCGGGTGCTCTTCGAGGTCCATTCCCTGAAGCTGCTGGCAGCCCATTGCTTCATCAACCACCAGT ATCTGATGCCAGAGAACGTGGTGGAGGAGAAGATCAAGGAGCTGGACCTGAACATGGTGATGGCCGAGATCCGCAGGGAGGGTCGGCCCGGGGCACAGTGGAG GTACTCGGAGGTTTCCTTCCTTGAGCTCGACAAGTTCTTGGAGGACGTCAG GAATGGGATTTACCCCCTGATGAACTTCGCTGTCTCCAGACCCCACGCCCTCCCACGTGCCTTGTCCCAGCCCCAGGAGGATCCTCAGAAAGCCAAGACTCCCACGCCAGAGCCCTTTGATGTGGAGACCAGGAAG GTGGTGCAGATGCAGTGCAACATGGAGCTGAACGAGGACAAGAGCCAGTGGCAC CTCACACTCCTGCTCATCCTGGAGGACAAACTGCATCGACAGCTCAGCTATGACCTGCTGCCCA CTGATAACTCCAAGGATTTGGCCACAGAGCTGGTGCATTATGGGTTCATCCACGAG GACGACTGTGAAAAGCTGGCCATGTTCCTGGAGAGCGCCTTCCACAAGCACCGCTCCCAAGCCCTGTGA
- the NRBP2 gene encoding nuclear receptor-binding protein 2 isoform X1: MAVPEPDARLAQEKEEESEEESEVLEESPCGRWQKRREQVNQGNMPGIQSTFLAMDTEEGVEVVWNELLFTDKKAFKAHEEKIKTMFEQLVLVDHPNIVKLHKYWLDVKDLKARVIFITEYVSSGSLKQFLKKTKKNHKAMNARAWKRWCTQILSALSFLHSCEPPIIHGNLTSDTIFIQHNGLIKIGSVWHRVFANDPHGWAHTDLPQTLPRLTPPALPDDLRSPIRIEREELRNLHFFPPEYGQKADGTAVDIFSFGMCALEMAVLEIQTNGDTRVSEEAIARARHSLDDPNMREFILSCLTLNPDKRPTAHNLLFHRVLFEVHSLKLLAAHCFINHQYLMPENVVEEKIKELDLNMVMAEIRREGRPGAQWRYSEVSFLELDKFLEDVRNGIYPLMNFAVSRPHALPRALSQPQEDPQKAKTPTPEPFDVETRKVVQMQCNMELNEDKSQWHLTLLLILEDKLHRQLSYDLLPTDNSKDLATELVHYGFIHEDDCEKLAMFLESAFHKHRSQAL; encoded by the exons ATGGCGGTGCCGGAGCCGGACGCGCGGCTGGcgcaggagaaggaggaggagagcgaGGAGGAGAGCGAGGTGCTGGAGGAGAGTCCCTGCGGCCGCTGGCAGAAGCGCCGCGAGCAG gTGAACCAGGGGAACATGCCCGGCATCCAGAGCACCTTCCTGGCCATGGACACGGAGGAGGGTGTGGAGGTGGTGTGGAACGAGCTGCTCTTCACTGACAAGAAGGCCTTCAAAGCACACGAG GAGAAGATCAAGACCATGTTtgagcagctggtgctggtggaTCACCCCAACATTGTGAAGCTCCACAAGTACTGGCTGGATGTGAAGGACTTGAAGGCACGG GTCATCTTCATCACGGAGTACGTGTCCTCAGGGAGCCTAAAGCAGTTCCTGAAGAAAACCAAGAAGAACCACAAGGCCATGAATGCCCGG GCCTGGAAGCGCTGGTGCACCCAAATCCTCTCGGCTCTCAG cTTCCTGCACTCCTGTGAGCCCCCCATCATCCACGGCAACCTCACCAGTGACACCATCTTCATCCAGCACAACGGGCTCATCAAGATCGGCTCCG TCTGGCACCGGGTGTTTGCCAATG ACCCCCACGGGTGGGCACACACAGACCTCCCTCAGACCCTGCCTCGTCTCACCCCCCCAGCGCTCCCGGACGATCTCCGCAGCCCCATCCGGATCGAGCGGGAGGAGCTGCGGAACCTGCACTTCTTCCCTCCGGAATATGGCC AGAAGGCAGATGGCACAGCCGTGGACATCTTCTCCTTCGGGATGTGTGCGCTGGAG ATGGCCGTGCTGGAGATCCAGACCAACGGGGACACGCGGGTCTCGGAGGAGGCCATCGCGCGGGCCCGGCATTCCCTGGATGATCCCAACATGCGG GAGTTCATCCTGTCCTGCCTGACCCTGAACCCGGACAAGCGCCCGACCGCCCACAACCTCCTCTTCCACCGGGTGCTCTTCGAGGTCCATTCCCTGAAGCTGCTGGCAGCCCATTGCTTCATCAACCACCAGT ATCTGATGCCAGAGAACGTGGTGGAGGAGAAGATCAAGGAGCTGGACCTGAACATGGTGATGGCCGAGATCCGCAGGGAGGGTCGGCCCGGGGCACAGTGGAG GTACTCGGAGGTTTCCTTCCTTGAGCTCGACAAGTTCTTGGAGGACGTCAG GAATGGGATTTACCCCCTGATGAACTTCGCTGTCTCCAGACCCCACGCCCTCCCACGTGCCTTGTCCCAGCCCCAGGAGGATCCTCAGAAAGCCAAGACTCCCACGCCAGAGCCCTTTGATGTGGAGACCAGGAAG GTGGTGCAGATGCAGTGCAACATGGAGCTGAACGAGGACAAGAGCCAGTGGCAC CTCACACTCCTGCTCATCCTGGAGGACAAACTGCATCGACAGCTCAGCTATGACCTGCTGCCCA CTGATAACTCCAAGGATTTGGCCACAGAGCTGGTGCATTATGGGTTCATCCACGAG GACGACTGTGAAAAGCTGGCCATGTTCCTGGAGAGCGCCTTCCACAAGCACCGCTCCCAAGCCCTGTGA